The following are encoded together in the Vibrio zhugei genome:
- a CDS encoding methyl-accepting chemotaxis protein: MKIRTKLILAFSIAVIIPTGILASLSINEAAKIAKEQFKKATYKEILQVDRAFTMFFDNAKRNISYLAQLPIVKNEVPNGPNFTTQQGIDAFPGWKNLPGKSGELWRLFENYADSHRDLAYVYSGRADGAYIEWPGSTLTKPYDPRVRPWYKSAMASEGKPVVTNAYYWAGDDATYIAITQALKDDQGKSVGVVSFDVSVNELTDIVKNITIGDNGFIVLIEDNNNILVDSLHPDNTFKPISKVNTPFFKLLSENPKGLFEVERDNVAYFGQVITSKALGWHFVAMVPQSEVYAAAKRQSYMTAVITIPLVVIFIIMAVFVARAITSQINNVTHVLQQISQGHGDLTVKLDASSNDEVGELSLAFNRFVDKLASLISEVSGLSTQLKVMAEATTTKAHQWQDNSRQQLEKVTLVTDAISEMSKATAEIASNSEQAASVAEEGSTACNDGKTVVENTRTSIETLAVEVKNTNDIIGKLNDNSQHITAIITTIQGIAEQTNLLALNAAIEAARAGEHGRGFAVVADEVRNLSQKTTSSTEEILIVLESVTLYAQLQDEVLN; encoded by the coding sequence ATGAAGATAAGAACCAAATTAATTCTTGCCTTTAGTATTGCAGTGATCATTCCGACTGGGATTTTAGCGTCATTGTCAATTAATGAGGCCGCGAAGATAGCCAAAGAGCAATTTAAGAAGGCGACATATAAAGAAATTCTCCAAGTCGACCGAGCTTTCACGATGTTTTTCGACAATGCCAAACGCAATATCAGCTACTTGGCTCAGCTCCCTATAGTGAAAAATGAAGTACCAAATGGACCTAATTTTACGACTCAGCAGGGAATTGACGCATTCCCAGGCTGGAAGAACTTACCGGGTAAATCGGGCGAACTCTGGAGATTATTTGAGAACTATGCAGATTCGCATCGCGACCTTGCCTATGTGTACAGCGGGCGTGCAGATGGTGCCTACATCGAATGGCCGGGAAGTACATTAACAAAGCCTTATGACCCACGAGTAAGACCATGGTACAAGTCGGCAATGGCCAGTGAGGGTAAGCCTGTGGTGACCAACGCCTATTATTGGGCGGGCGATGATGCTACTTATATCGCCATTACGCAGGCATTAAAGGACGATCAAGGCAAGTCTGTCGGGGTGGTCAGTTTTGATGTCTCTGTGAATGAACTGACGGATATTGTGAAAAACATCACTATTGGTGATAACGGCTTCATCGTGTTAATCGAGGATAACAATAATATTTTAGTCGACTCTTTGCATCCAGATAATACGTTTAAACCGATAAGCAAAGTGAACACACCGTTTTTTAAACTTTTGTCGGAAAATCCTAAGGGATTATTTGAAGTTGAGCGGGATAATGTCGCGTATTTCGGTCAAGTGATCACGTCTAAAGCACTTGGATGGCATTTTGTGGCGATGGTACCTCAATCGGAAGTCTACGCTGCGGCAAAACGTCAAAGCTACATGACAGCTGTTATCACCATTCCATTGGTGGTGATCTTTATCATTATGGCGGTCTTTGTTGCGCGAGCCATTACCTCGCAAATTAATAATGTGACTCATGTGCTACAACAAATCTCCCAAGGTCATGGGGACTTAACGGTAAAATTGGATGCTTCCAGTAACGATGAAGTGGGTGAGTTATCGTTGGCATTTAATCGTTTTGTCGACAAGCTTGCCTCGTTGATAAGCGAAGTATCGGGATTGAGCACGCAATTAAAAGTGATGGCGGAAGCCACTACCACAAAAGCGCATCAATGGCAGGATAATTCAAGGCAACAATTGGAAAAAGTGACCTTGGTGACTGATGCTATCAGTGAAATGTCGAAAGCCACAGCTGAGATTGCGTCCAATTCAGAGCAAGCCGCAAGTGTGGCCGAAGAGGGTTCAACCGCGTGTAACGATGGTAAAACCGTTGTGGAGAACACTCGCACGTCGATAGAAACGTTGGCGGTTGAAGTGAAAAATACCAACGATATTATTGGTAAACTGAATGATAATTCTCAGCATATTACGGCAATTATTACCACCATTCAGGGTATTGCCGAGCAAACGAACTTGCTTGCACTCAATGCTGCGATTGAAGCGGCTCGTGCTGGAGAGCATGGACGGGGTTTTGCCGTCGTTGCCGACGAGGTGCGTAACTTGTCGCAGAAAACGACATCGTCGACCGAAGAAATATTGATAGTGTTGGAAAGTGTTACTTTGTACGCTCAGTTGCAGGACGAAGTATTGAATTAG
- a CDS encoding BCCT family transporter: protein MSSDHNKDDNGGIPRPTGKANPIDTDYTVGQDNVVVSVGPFGLDIHNRVFAISGLAIVLFVIATLAFRDQVEPLFESIKSGMVSTFDWFFLLSGDFFVIACILIAFSPLGRVRIGGTDATPDYSYSGWLAMLFAAGMGIGLVFFGVSEPMSHFSTALGGTVMENGIRTDWAPLDGALNDPELARQLGMASTIYHWALHPWAIYSLLALGLAIFSFNKGLPLTMRSIFYPLFGERVWGWTGHIIDILAVIATVFGLATSLGFGAEQAATGLNFLFGVPLTDTTKVVLIVCITALALMSVLAGMDSGVKRLSEINMIVAGVLLFFIVFAGPTMQILEGFFTNLVGYVEYFPQLSMPFGREDLNYSQGWTAFYWAWWISWSPFVGMFIARVSRGRSVREFIVCVMLVPSLVCVFWMTAFGGTAIDQYLNHGYEAVKNAELSLKLFKMLEIMPWHSITSFVGIVLVIVFFITSSDSGSLVIDTIASGGKVESPTPQRVFWCTFEGLVAIALMLGGGLASTQAMAVATGFPFTIVLIVATISLIKGLMSEPRAKKIISPKS, encoded by the coding sequence GTGAGCAGCGACCATAACAAAGATGATAATGGTGGCATCCCGCGTCCTACAGGGAAAGCTAACCCAATTGATACCGACTATACCGTGGGTCAAGACAATGTTGTTGTATCTGTGGGGCCATTTGGCCTAGACATCCATAACCGAGTGTTTGCGATTTCTGGTTTGGCTATTGTCCTTTTTGTGATTGCCACACTAGCTTTTCGCGATCAAGTCGAGCCGCTATTTGAGTCGATAAAATCCGGTATGGTGTCAACCTTTGATTGGTTCTTCTTACTGTCCGGTGATTTCTTCGTGATTGCCTGTATTCTTATCGCGTTTTCCCCTCTAGGCCGTGTAAGAATTGGTGGTACCGATGCAACACCCGATTATTCCTACTCTGGATGGTTAGCGATGCTGTTTGCCGCCGGTATGGGGATCGGTTTAGTGTTCTTCGGTGTGTCAGAGCCCATGTCTCATTTCAGTACGGCACTCGGTGGTACTGTGATGGAAAATGGCATTCGAACCGACTGGGCACCTCTTGATGGAGCATTGAACGATCCAGAACTCGCTCGTCAGTTAGGAATGGCATCGACCATTTATCATTGGGCATTGCATCCATGGGCAATTTATTCTTTGTTGGCGTTAGGATTAGCTATCTTTTCGTTTAATAAAGGGTTACCTCTTACTATGCGTTCAATTTTCTATCCACTTTTTGGCGAACGCGTTTGGGGATGGACTGGTCATATCATTGATATTTTAGCGGTTATCGCAACGGTCTTTGGTCTTGCGACCTCGCTGGGATTCGGAGCAGAACAAGCGGCCACAGGATTGAACTTCTTATTTGGTGTTCCGTTGACGGATACGACCAAAGTGGTCTTGATCGTATGTATTACAGCGCTAGCCTTAATGTCCGTACTCGCGGGTATGGATAGTGGTGTGAAACGTTTGTCTGAGATCAATATGATCGTCGCCGGGGTATTACTGTTCTTTATCGTGTTTGCCGGACCAACAATGCAAATCCTAGAAGGTTTTTTCACTAACCTCGTGGGATATGTTGAATACTTCCCGCAATTATCGATGCCTTTTGGACGTGAAGACTTGAACTACTCACAAGGTTGGACTGCGTTCTATTGGGCTTGGTGGATATCTTGGTCACCATTCGTAGGTATGTTCATCGCACGTGTCTCTCGCGGTCGCTCAGTTCGTGAGTTTATTGTGTGTGTGATGCTCGTCCCTTCTTTGGTTTGTGTTTTTTGGATGACCGCATTCGGTGGCACCGCGATTGATCAGTACTTGAACCATGGCTATGAAGCGGTGAAAAATGCAGAACTCTCACTAAAACTGTTTAAAATGTTGGAAATTATGCCTTGGCATTCTATTACCTCATTTGTTGGCATTGTTTTAGTGATTGTCTTCTTCATTACGTCATCGGACTCCGGATCATTGGTTATTGATACGATCGCGTCAGGCGGTAAAGTAGAGTCACCAACGCCACAACGTGTTTTCTGGTGTACTTTTGAAGGCTTAGTTGCTATCGCACTGATGCTTGGTGGCGGTTTAGCATCCACCCAAGCAATGGCTGTCGCGACAGGCTTCCCCTTCACAATCGTACTCATCGTCGCCACGATTTCACTCATCAAAGGCCTCATGTCCGAGCCTAGAGCTAAGAAAATCATCAGTCCCAAAAGTTAG
- a CDS encoding MFS transporter, producing MSAISNYKTQFIIMIFSAVALSGILLGFDTAVMSTIIASVSTQFQLDSLSLSWAMLNIGIGVIAGVFGASWLAARMGRKNAMLLASVLFLVSSLGSSHADTFSWFVFFRIASAMSVGIVAVVLPLYISEVIPRDEQGKLNWFQSGTLITTLIGLFILGFFLAHQIPTTTQTWHGLLQLELYPCFLFASVILFMPDSPRWLAMVQRQNDAFLTLEKMVDVHYAQVMLVDIEASLKERDLISKEPVSMLTLMKQSYFWAFTLFGLGLALLQQFIGPLDWTAVFSTSMSQWFGYTDTLIFMAAWIAVFPVSGYLSSRQY from the coding sequence ATGTCTGCAATCTCAAATTACAAAACACAATTTATTATTATGATTTTTAGCGCGGTTGCGCTAAGCGGTATTCTGCTAGGTTTTGATACTGCCGTCATGTCGACGATCATCGCATCCGTATCGACTCAATTCCAATTAGATTCTCTCAGTTTATCTTGGGCAATGCTTAATATTGGAATTGGCGTCATCGCTGGTGTATTTGGTGCCAGTTGGTTGGCCGCACGTATGGGAAGAAAAAACGCAATGTTACTGGCCAGCGTACTTTTCCTAGTATCATCATTAGGGTCATCTCATGCTGATACGTTTTCGTGGTTTGTTTTCTTTAGAATCGCGAGTGCCATGTCCGTAGGCATTGTAGCGGTTGTATTACCACTCTATATTAGTGAAGTCATCCCAAGAGATGAACAAGGTAAACTCAACTGGTTTCAAAGCGGAACCCTGATCACGACGTTAATCGGTTTGTTTATCCTTGGCTTTTTTCTAGCTCATCAAATACCGACGACAACACAAACTTGGCACGGCTTACTTCAGCTAGAACTTTATCCATGTTTCCTATTTGCAAGCGTCATTTTATTTATGCCCGACTCACCTCGTTGGCTTGCAATGGTACAACGCCAAAATGATGCCTTTTTAACGTTAGAAAAGATGGTAGACGTCCATTACGCCCAAGTGATGTTAGTGGATATTGAGGCTTCACTCAAAGAAAGAGATTTAATTTCAAAAGAGCCGGTATCGATGCTGACTCTGATGAAGCAGTCGTATTTTTGGGCCTTTACATTATTCGGTTTGGGTCTTGCTTTGTTACAGCAATTTATTGGGCCACTCGATTGGACAGCCGTGTTTTCAACTTCAATGAGCCAATGGTTCGGTTATACCGATACGCTCATCTTCATGGCGGCATGGATTGCAGTGTTCCCGGTTTCTGGTTATCTCTCATCACGCCAATATTAG
- a CDS encoding DUF2726 domain-containing protein — MFDIFIVVAILVTFFYVIQKYVLKQEDTKRYQYRVKGPVLSANEGAFYNALVAAVGEHGVVLTRVAMSSVLTPHKATNKKAWFIANNYISRSYFDYLVCDARTLEPRVVLELDNGKALDKGKVEREKLVMQVCKSANLPLIGANIKLSYQVGKLRRLLATHIDLIEPDKEVRFCKRCGSPMILKVASQGEYKGRRFFTCSRQPHCTYTENYNVVFDEMEQNALPTLFNEQ; from the coding sequence ATGTTCGACATCTTTATTGTTGTCGCAATTTTAGTGACGTTTTTTTATGTGATTCAAAAGTATGTGTTGAAGCAGGAAGACACCAAACGTTATCAATATCGTGTAAAAGGCCCCGTTTTGTCGGCCAATGAAGGAGCTTTCTATAATGCACTGGTTGCTGCGGTTGGTGAACATGGTGTGGTGTTAACCCGAGTCGCCATGAGCTCAGTGCTCACACCGCATAAAGCGACGAATAAGAAGGCGTGGTTTATTGCAAATAACTATATTTCTCGGAGCTATTTTGATTATTTGGTGTGTGATGCGCGTACGCTAGAGCCTCGAGTGGTGTTGGAATTGGATAATGGTAAAGCGTTAGATAAAGGCAAAGTTGAGCGCGAAAAACTGGTCATGCAAGTCTGTAAATCGGCGAACCTGCCCTTAATTGGCGCTAATATAAAATTGAGTTATCAGGTTGGGAAATTACGCCGTTTACTGGCAACACATATTGACTTAATTGAACCGGATAAAGAAGTGCGTTTCTGCAAACGCTGTGGTAGTCCCATGATTTTGAAAGTGGCCTCTCAAGGTGAGTATAAAGGTCGGCGCTTCTTTACTTGCAGCCGACAACCACATTGTACTTATACGGAAAATTATAATGTCGTGTTTGATGAGATGGAGCAAAATGCCTTGCCCACACTTTTTAATGAGCAATAA
- a CDS encoding chemotaxis protein, translated as MSKSDAILLESGTNELEIIEFHLEKHLPNGKTKTCYYGINVAKVREVIRVPETTDYPNAQPHMIGVFSSRDILTPLVDLAGWLGVPVQSDIEKKFVIVTDFNRMTNGFLIDSVSRIHRISWNDVESPSQFLEAGEQDCVVAVVRKEDKLIMILDFEKIIADINPELSMEKYDVTIDRSVDLNQAMIAKRNAKTIMLVDDSAFIRSLIQDTLTSAGFNIIACKDGGEAHEKLTELAEHAKSEGVNVTTFVDAIVTDVEMPRMDGMHLLKRLREHSDYSDMPIIMFSSIMSEDNREKALALGANDTITKPEIGKMVSLMDKYVFE; from the coding sequence ATGAGCAAAAGTGATGCAATTTTACTAGAAAGTGGAACAAATGAACTTGAAATTATCGAATTTCATTTAGAAAAACATTTGCCAAATGGTAAAACAAAAACGTGTTATTACGGCATTAACGTTGCGAAAGTACGGGAAGTGATTCGCGTTCCTGAAACCACGGATTATCCTAACGCTCAGCCACATATGATTGGGGTGTTCTCTTCTCGAGATATTTTGACACCGCTTGTTGATTTAGCCGGCTGGTTAGGGGTACCCGTACAAAGCGATATTGAGAAAAAATTTGTGATTGTGACGGATTTCAATCGTATGACGAATGGCTTTTTAATTGATAGCGTCAGTCGCATCCACCGTATCTCATGGAATGATGTCGAATCGCCGAGTCAATTTTTGGAGGCGGGAGAGCAAGATTGTGTCGTCGCGGTGGTCCGCAAAGAAGACAAACTGATTATGATTTTGGATTTTGAAAAAATAATTGCCGATATTAATCCAGAATTGAGTATGGAAAAATACGACGTGACCATTGACCGTAGCGTCGATTTAAATCAAGCCATGATCGCAAAACGCAATGCCAAGACGATTATGCTGGTGGATGACTCAGCATTTATTCGCAGTCTTATTCAGGATACGCTGACCTCGGCAGGCTTTAATATTATCGCCTGTAAGGATGGCGGAGAAGCCCATGAAAAACTCACTGAATTAGCCGAGCATGCCAAGTCCGAAGGGGTGAATGTTACGACCTTTGTCGACGCCATCGTGACGGATGTAGAGATGCCGAGAATGGACGGTATGCACTTATTGAAGCGTTTGCGTGAGCATTCAGACTACAGCGATATGCCTATCATTATGTTTTCATCTATCATGAGTGAAGATAACCGAGAGAAAGCCCTGGCGCTTGGCGCCAACGATACGATTACCAAACCTGAAATTGGTAAAATGGTCTCTCTCATGGATAAGTATGTTTTTGAGTAG
- a CDS encoding HlyD family secretion protein — protein sequence MKRITQSLIALFALLLIGVIAWGFYQAYQPQPIRIQGQIDAQQYSISSKVGGRIDEVLVRKGDRVTKGESIFTLHSPEIDAKLEQAVAGQKAAGAMEAEARNGAREQKIRAAKDKWMKARSAALLAEKTYRRINNLYNDGVISEQKRDEAKTQWQAASYTESAARQMYQLAKEGARKETIEAASEKAKAAAGAVAEVQAYADDTHITSWFNGEVSQVLLHSGELAPQGFPVVTVIDTSDTWAVFNVREDRLSHFKKGKEIQAFVPALNQTLTFKVTHIAVMGDFATWRSTDASQGFDLRTFEVEAHPIKPQPQLRMGMTVAVELAP from the coding sequence ATGAAACGTATCACTCAAAGTTTGATTGCTTTGTTCGCCCTCCTCCTCATCGGCGTTATCGCTTGGGGGTTTTATCAAGCCTATCAACCTCAACCCATTCGAATTCAAGGCCAAATCGATGCACAACAATATAGTATTTCCTCGAAAGTCGGCGGTCGTATTGATGAAGTGCTTGTGAGAAAAGGTGACCGCGTCACAAAAGGCGAATCTATTTTTACACTCCATAGCCCAGAAATTGACGCTAAATTAGAGCAAGCCGTCGCCGGTCAAAAAGCGGCTGGAGCCATGGAAGCCGAAGCACGCAACGGAGCGCGCGAACAAAAAATTCGAGCCGCAAAAGATAAATGGATGAAAGCACGCAGTGCCGCCTTACTTGCGGAAAAAACCTATCGCCGGATTAATAATTTATACAATGATGGGGTGATCTCCGAACAAAAACGTGATGAAGCCAAAACACAATGGCAAGCCGCAAGCTACACAGAAAGTGCCGCTCGACAAATGTACCAGCTCGCTAAAGAAGGGGCTCGAAAAGAAACCATTGAAGCCGCGAGTGAGAAAGCCAAAGCGGCCGCGGGTGCGGTGGCTGAAGTCCAAGCTTACGCTGATGATACTCACATCACCAGTTGGTTTAATGGCGAAGTTTCGCAAGTGTTGTTGCATAGTGGAGAGCTGGCGCCACAAGGTTTCCCCGTTGTCACCGTCATCGATACAAGCGATACATGGGCAGTATTTAATGTTCGTGAAGATCGCCTTTCACACTTTAAAAAAGGCAAAGAAATTCAGGCATTTGTGCCTGCGCTTAATCAAACTCTCACATTTAAAGTGACCCATATTGCAGTGATGGGAGATTTTGCCACATGGCGTTCGACTGATGCCTCACAAGGTTTTGATTTGCGTACTTTCGAGGTCGAAGCTCACCCGATCAAACCGCAGCCTCAACTTCGCATGGGAATGACTGTTGCTGTAGAGCTGGCGCCATAG
- a CDS encoding ABC transporter permease, translating into MSVNAWTLIKQDKWLQSAIVWMPLGLALLLWWIFSQGIVRALPVGVVDLSHSERSRQVIRNIDATSALNVIRVYPSQTMAKSDLIESHIYAYTVIPRHFDRDIQRHQSPKITTFYNSQYILTGRLISSAMTKVMQTMSAQIDAGHRLAKGNQTLSQVKGEAVPVGTQLTPLFNLNMNYAQFLVSGIIPALWQIAIVTSTILVLSTYHQRFGLITWLGETPFHRLADALWPFALWFAAQGIAFIGWFYYVLDWPQQGQLWVVVLAQWLTIAACIIMGGLFYFITLDPARALSFSAAYTAPSFAFMGITFPASNMDTLAQVWRNLLPVTHYIKVQINQVNYDLAPFPSLQPMLWMTMYLIPLLIGLGLVRLRLRAAATSIQYQGDNH; encoded by the coding sequence ATGAGTGTTAATGCATGGACCCTCATCAAGCAAGATAAATGGCTACAGAGTGCTATCGTGTGGATGCCTCTGGGTCTGGCGTTGCTATTATGGTGGATTTTTTCTCAGGGGATTGTCCGCGCCTTACCGGTGGGCGTTGTCGATTTATCACACAGCGAACGCTCACGCCAAGTTATTAGGAACATTGACGCCACCTCGGCATTAAACGTGATACGCGTGTACCCCAGTCAAACCATGGCAAAATCCGATCTCATTGAAAGTCATATCTATGCGTACACCGTCATTCCTCGTCATTTTGACCGGGATATCCAACGTCATCAGTCCCCTAAGATCACCACGTTTTACAATAGTCAGTATATTTTAACTGGCCGTTTGATAAGCTCGGCCATGACTAAAGTCATGCAAACCATGAGCGCTCAAATCGATGCAGGGCATCGCTTAGCCAAAGGCAATCAAACATTAAGCCAAGTGAAAGGGGAAGCCGTTCCTGTGGGGACTCAGCTCACCCCCCTATTCAATCTCAACATGAACTACGCACAGTTTTTGGTGTCAGGGATCATCCCCGCGTTATGGCAAATTGCCATTGTCACTAGTACTATTTTGGTGTTGTCGACCTACCATCAACGTTTTGGCCTCATAACGTGGCTAGGTGAGACACCATTTCACCGTTTGGCTGACGCACTCTGGCCATTTGCCCTGTGGTTTGCCGCGCAAGGTATCGCGTTTATAGGATGGTTTTATTATGTGCTAGATTGGCCACAACAAGGGCAACTTTGGGTCGTGGTACTCGCGCAATGGCTGACAATTGCGGCCTGCATCATTATGGGGGGGCTATTTTATTTTATCACCCTCGATCCTGCTCGTGCCCTCAGCTTTTCGGCGGCATATACCGCGCCAAGTTTTGCCTTTATGGGGATCACTTTCCCTGCCTCCAATATGGATACACTTGCGCAAGTTTGGCGTAACCTACTGCCAGTGACTCACTACATCAAGGTGCAAATCAATCAAGTGAATTACGACCTCGCCCCATTCCCCAGTCTGCAACCCATGTTATGGATGACGATGTATCTTATTCCGCTCCTTATTGGTCTGGGGCTGGTACGTTTACGTCTTCGCGCAGCAGCGACATCGATACAGTATCAGGGAGACAATCATTAA
- a CDS encoding ABC transporter permease, which yields MRQLIQECKALFTNSVVVITVFGGVFFYSFLYPLPYEHQIPRDQPIAIVNLDNSQISYHLERMVDATPQLQVVERIHSIERAKLDFYQGKIAGFLVIPNHFYRDLAMSHHPTLAYAGDASYFLVYGTVVEGLSQAAGTLAAKVKIQHLLSSGDALTQAKQTLSPLQNNLKPTFNARMGYVDYVVPAVFVLILQQTMVMAAGLLGGTQKQSHGYWSDSSQWALLGARTIVLILIYYILSAYYMGGSFHWHGVKTIAAPTNVLLLLLPFLFSTCFIGIFLGAITPSREYVTLIVLVSSMPLVFSAGFIWPIESIPQPIVWVANLFPSTPGIQGFLALNQMGVHWQQISTQWTQLWLQALFWGGLAWWQFARHGRMASTNLANDGAFSR from the coding sequence ATGCGTCAGCTAATTCAAGAATGCAAAGCCTTGTTCACTAATAGCGTTGTGGTCATCACAGTCTTTGGCGGCGTGTTTTTTTACTCGTTTTTATACCCCCTGCCCTACGAACATCAAATTCCCAGAGATCAACCCATTGCGATCGTCAATTTAGACAACAGCCAAATCAGTTACCATCTAGAACGTATGGTGGATGCCACGCCTCAATTGCAAGTGGTGGAACGCATTCATTCTATCGAACGAGCAAAACTCGACTTTTATCAAGGAAAGATTGCGGGCTTTTTGGTCATTCCAAATCACTTTTATCGTGATCTTGCCATGAGCCACCACCCGACACTCGCTTATGCGGGTGATGCCTCTTATTTTTTGGTATACGGAACCGTGGTTGAAGGGCTATCACAAGCCGCTGGCACCTTAGCTGCAAAAGTCAAAATTCAACACTTACTCAGCAGCGGTGATGCATTGACACAAGCTAAGCAGACCCTCTCGCCACTGCAAAACAATCTCAAGCCCACATTTAATGCACGTATGGGCTATGTCGACTACGTAGTGCCTGCGGTATTTGTGCTAATTTTACAACAAACCATGGTCATGGCTGCGGGGTTACTGGGTGGCACACAAAAGCAAAGCCATGGATATTGGTCAGACAGTTCACAATGGGCTCTACTCGGTGCTCGTACCATCGTACTCATATTGATTTACTATATATTGAGTGCCTACTATATGGGAGGAAGCTTTCACTGGCATGGCGTCAAAACCATCGCTGCGCCAACCAACGTATTACTCCTATTGTTGCCGTTTTTATTCAGTACCTGTTTCATTGGTATCTTTTTAGGCGCCATAACACCCAGTCGAGAATACGTCACATTAATTGTCTTGGTCAGCTCAATGCCTCTGGTTTTTTCCGCTGGGTTCATCTGGCCAATAGAAAGTATTCCACAACCTATCGTCTGGGTCGCCAATCTGTTTCCAAGTACGCCAGGAATACAGGGTTTCCTCGCGTTAAACCAAATGGGCGTCCATTGGCAGCAAATCTCAACCCAATGGACACAGCTCTGGCTACAAGCCTTATTTTGGGGGGGATTAGCTTGGTGGCAGTTTGCTCGTCATGGCCGAATGGCATCGACTAATCTTGCCAACGACGGCGCATTTTCTCGATAA
- a CDS encoding ATP-binding protein translates to MTLTVTLIRGLPGSGKSTLAQRLPGVHLEADMFFINAQGEYCFQPDQLSAAHTWCQQRSEYWLQQGQSIVVSNTFVRHWEMAFYKRLAQRYRAKLKIIVCQDEFGSIHDIEPAVIEKMRRRWQD, encoded by the coding sequence ATGACTTTGACTGTCACACTTATTCGCGGTTTACCAGGTTCCGGTAAATCGACGTTGGCACAACGTTTACCAGGAGTGCATTTGGAAGCGGATATGTTTTTTATCAATGCACAAGGCGAGTATTGTTTTCAGCCTGACCAACTGAGTGCTGCACACACCTGGTGTCAGCAACGCAGTGAATATTGGCTCCAACAGGGGCAAAGTATCGTGGTGTCGAACACGTTTGTTCGCCATTGGGAAATGGCTTTCTATAAAAGGTTAGCACAGCGCTACCGGGCTAAGCTCAAGATCATCGTGTGCCAAGATGAATTCGGCAGCATACATGATATTGAGCCCGCCGTTATCGAGAAAATGCGCCGTCGTTGGCAAGATTAG
- the metA gene encoding homoserine O-acetyltransferase MetA translates to MPIKIPDQLPARDVLRQEHIFVMPESRATTQQIRPLKVLILNLMPKKIETETQFLRLLSNSPLQIDVELLRIDDRPSKNTPEEHLNSFYRQFDVVKNRNFDGLIITGAPLGLVEFEDVIYWSHLQAVIAWAKDHVTSTMYVCWAAQAALKSIYHLPKRTRKEKLSGVYAHDTQFQYHPLTRGFDDTFLAPHSRHADFDPNYLAEHTDIDILAVSPQAGVYLACTKDKRNVFVTGHPEYDADTLHDEYQRDLSQGLAPMMPINYYPDGDPSNTPSATWRSHGHLLFANWLNYCVYQQTPFDLDNFSEDKFTKDDE, encoded by the coding sequence GTGCCTATTAAGATCCCCGATCAACTACCAGCGAGAGATGTGCTACGCCAAGAGCATATTTTTGTCATGCCAGAATCACGAGCAACCACACAGCAAATTCGTCCGCTGAAAGTCTTGATCCTGAATCTCATGCCAAAAAAAATAGAAACGGAAACCCAGTTTTTACGCCTACTCTCTAACTCTCCATTGCAAATTGATGTGGAGCTATTGCGGATTGATGATAGACCCAGTAAAAATACACCAGAAGAACACTTAAACTCTTTTTACCGCCAATTCGATGTGGTGAAGAATCGCAATTTCGATGGTCTCATCATTACTGGTGCGCCATTGGGTCTAGTAGAATTTGAAGATGTGATTTATTGGAGCCACCTACAAGCTGTCATTGCTTGGGCAAAGGATCATGTTACGTCTACCATGTATGTTTGTTGGGCCGCTCAAGCCGCGTTAAAATCGATTTATCATCTTCCTAAACGCACCCGCAAAGAAAAACTGTCTGGGGTCTATGCCCATGACACTCAGTTTCAATATCATCCACTCACTCGTGGTTTCGATGATACCTTTTTAGCACCGCATTCACGCCATGCGGATTTCGATCCAAATTATCTCGCCGAACATACCGACATTGATATCCTCGCCGTATCACCACAAGCTGGAGTGTACCTTGCCTGCACAAAAGACAAACGGAATGTGTTTGTCACTGGTCACCCAGAATATGATGCTGACACTCTGCATGATGAATATCAACGTGATCTCAGCCAAGGGCTCGCTCCCATGATGCCCATTAATTATTATCCGGACGGGGATCCAAGTAATACGCCGAGCGCCACGTGGCGCAGCCACGGTCACTTACTCTTTGCAAATTGGTTAAATTACTGCGTTTACCAACAAACACCCTTTGATTTGGATAACTTTAGTGAAGATAAATTCACCAAGGACGATGAATAG